A genomic region of Alicyclobacillus sp. SO9 contains the following coding sequences:
- the murG gene encoding undecaprenyldiphospho-muramoylpentapeptide beta-N-acetylglucosaminyltransferase: MRFLLTGGGTGGHIYPALTLWHTIETRMPDAEVLYVGTERGLEHGIVPRAGLPFQTIFAAGLRRQVSLQAVKTVWTTYRGYRQAKRLLKKFKPDVVVGTGGYVTLPVVYAAARLGIPSVVWEANARPGLTNVLCSRKSSAVAVCFEDSGRYFPKAKKVVLTGNPRGSEVLHYDRKDLLSAQEAYGLDASKKLILCYGGSRGAETVNQVLVDLIPRFHSKQDWQLLYITGEAHYESVQRQLSAPLPANVAVVPFAYDMPHLLPQAAVVVTRAGGATLAEVCSLGLAAILIPSPYVTANHQEENARRLAQAGAAKMIVENELTPDKLWSELTKVLDSPEGDSLRRAALSKAAPDAVEKLYEVVMAAVTR; the protein is encoded by the coding sequence ATGAGGTTTTTGTTGACAGGCGGCGGTACGGGCGGCCACATCTATCCTGCTTTAACGCTCTGGCATACGATAGAGACGCGGATGCCTGATGCAGAGGTGCTGTACGTTGGGACTGAAAGGGGATTGGAGCATGGCATTGTTCCTCGAGCAGGTCTCCCTTTTCAGACTATTTTTGCGGCGGGTTTGCGGCGCCAGGTAAGCTTGCAAGCCGTCAAAACGGTGTGGACTACATATCGGGGATACAGACAAGCGAAACGGCTTCTCAAGAAATTTAAGCCGGATGTTGTTGTGGGAACCGGGGGCTATGTGACACTTCCAGTCGTCTACGCAGCAGCCAGACTTGGCATTCCATCGGTGGTCTGGGAAGCCAATGCGAGACCAGGATTGACAAATGTTTTGTGCTCACGTAAATCGAGTGCGGTGGCTGTCTGTTTTGAAGACAGTGGTCGATACTTTCCGAAAGCAAAAAAAGTGGTTTTGACCGGTAATCCGAGAGGCAGTGAAGTGTTGCACTACGACCGCAAGGACTTGTTGTCTGCGCAAGAAGCTTATGGACTGGATGCGTCTAAGAAACTGATTTTGTGTTATGGAGGAAGCCGCGGCGCAGAAACAGTAAATCAGGTGTTGGTGGACTTAATTCCCCGCTTTCACAGCAAGCAAGATTGGCAACTACTTTACATTACCGGTGAAGCCCACTACGAATCCGTTCAGCGGCAATTGTCCGCTCCCCTGCCTGCCAATGTGGCTGTCGTACCCTTTGCCTACGATATGCCCCATTTGTTGCCGCAAGCTGCTGTTGTGGTTACGCGAGCTGGGGGCGCTACGTTGGCGGAGGTCTGTTCGCTCGGCTTAGCGGCCATTTTAATTCCCTCTCCGTACGTGACTGCAAATCACCAAGAAGAGAATGCGAGACGTCTGGCTCAGGCAGGCGCTGCCAAAATGATTGTTGAAAATGAACTAACGCCTGACAAGTTGTGGTCCGAGCTGACAAAAGTGCTAGACAGTCCTGAAGGGGACAGTCTGCGCCGGGCCGCACTTAGTAAAGCTGCACCGGACGCTGTAGAGAAACTTTACGAAGTGGTCATGGCGGCTGTGACACGGTAA
- the murD gene encoding UDP-N-acetylmuramoyl-L-alanine--D-glutamate ligase gives MRLQAGQRVIVMGLAKSGEAVARLLLRQGVNVIVNDQKDPDAKNTAVRELRDLGAEFVFGGHPLSLLDFHPDFIVKNPGIPYSVPLLQEAKRLAVPIYTEIEVSSWLMKSPLFAITGSNGKTTTTTLIGQILDHAGQNPVVAGNIGRVLSGVIEDVAPHQPVVLEVSSFQLMGTESLHPKIAVLLNLYPAHLDYHKTFDNYAAAKMRLFQNMTAEDTAVLNYDQPQIRTRAERVMASIVWFSQSTVLTKGVWVENSQIVADVGMGRMEIISVSDLGLPHNLENTLAAVAVALLAGTAPSVIADVLSSFSGVEHRMELVARVHDVTFYNDSKATNPQAALRALQSFDQNVIWIGGGLDRGDDYAVLQDAIQGRVKAAVLLGQSAARLEQVCSQSGIAQVKLVSSIEEAVAAAALAAAPGDVVLLSPACASWDMFNSFEERGSMFKQAVHRL, from the coding sequence GTGAGACTACAAGCGGGGCAGCGTGTCATAGTAATGGGACTAGCAAAGAGCGGTGAAGCTGTGGCTAGGTTGCTGCTGCGTCAAGGTGTAAACGTGATTGTCAACGACCAAAAAGACCCTGACGCAAAGAACACTGCGGTGAGAGAGTTGAGGGACCTGGGGGCGGAATTCGTCTTTGGCGGACACCCCTTATCACTGCTTGATTTTCACCCCGATTTCATTGTCAAGAATCCGGGGATTCCATATTCGGTGCCATTGCTGCAAGAGGCAAAACGACTGGCGGTTCCCATATATACAGAGATAGAGGTGTCATCGTGGCTGATGAAGTCACCTCTGTTCGCTATAACGGGATCGAACGGGAAGACCACCACGACAACCTTGATTGGTCAAATTTTAGATCACGCTGGACAAAATCCAGTTGTCGCGGGGAATATCGGACGGGTGCTATCTGGAGTGATTGAGGATGTGGCACCACATCAGCCCGTTGTCCTCGAGGTGTCCAGTTTTCAATTAATGGGCACGGAAAGTCTTCATCCCAAGATTGCCGTACTTTTGAACTTGTATCCGGCACATCTTGACTATCACAAGACATTTGACAACTACGCTGCAGCGAAGATGCGTCTTTTTCAAAACATGACAGCGGAGGATACGGCAGTGCTGAACTACGACCAGCCGCAGATTCGGACGCGAGCTGAGCGGGTCATGGCTTCAATTGTCTGGTTCAGCCAAAGCACGGTATTGACCAAGGGTGTCTGGGTGGAGAACAGTCAAATTGTGGCAGACGTAGGAATGGGAAGAATGGAGATTATTTCTGTCTCTGACCTGGGACTGCCGCACAACCTTGAAAATACGTTGGCTGCTGTAGCGGTGGCTTTGCTTGCCGGAACGGCGCCGTCAGTGATAGCGGATGTCTTGTCCTCGTTTTCGGGTGTGGAACACCGGATGGAGTTGGTTGCGCGGGTTCATGACGTAACCTTTTATAACGATTCCAAGGCGACGAATCCACAGGCTGCACTACGGGCACTTCAGTCGTTTGACCAGAATGTGATTTGGATTGGCGGCGGACTAGACCGGGGGGATGATTACGCCGTCCTCCAAGATGCAATACAGGGACGAGTTAAGGCAGCTGTGCTGCTGGGACAATCTGCTGCTCGACTGGAGCAGGTGTGCAGCCAATCAGGTATTGCGCAAGTGAAGCTTGTTTCGTCCATTGAGGAGGCTGTTGCTGCCGCGGCTCTCGCAGCCGCTCCCGGAGATGTCGTACTGCTGTCGCCAGCCTGTGCGAGTTGGGACATGTTCAACTCCTTTGAAGAGCGTGGAAGCATGTTCAAGCAAGCGGTGCATAGACTGTAA
- the spoVE gene encoding stage V sporulation protein E — MVRTRQKFDFVIVGVTLVLLVFGIVMVHSASSVLSLHKFNDSFFYAKRQLLFGGLGLVLMFLMSNYDYHKLRQWAPKIAVISFVFLAVVLIPGIGQNRGGSQAWLGIGSFGIQPSEFAKLGLILFLAHYLADAGDKMHSFWKGFVPPLGMALLAVALIMLEPDLGQSVVIMGTAVILLFAAGARYTHLGVLFGTGLVGFSVLVATASYRVARITAFLNPWKDPLKNGYQIIQSLYALGSGGLLGLGLGQSRQKFLYLPEPQTDFIFSIIGEELGLLGAACLLLLFAVLVWRGFRAALFAPDRFGSLLASGISGMIAVQVLINIGVVTGSIPATGITLPFISYGGSSLTLMLTGVGILLNISRQSSYVMS; from the coding sequence TTGGTGCGAACACGACAGAAGTTTGATTTTGTCATTGTCGGAGTCACACTGGTTCTGCTCGTCTTTGGGATTGTTATGGTTCACAGTGCAAGTTCTGTGTTGTCGCTGCATAAGTTTAACGATTCGTTCTTCTATGCGAAGCGGCAACTGCTGTTCGGAGGTCTGGGGCTTGTTTTGATGTTTCTCATGTCCAATTACGACTACCACAAACTGCGTCAATGGGCACCGAAAATTGCAGTAATCAGCTTCGTCTTTCTTGCCGTTGTGCTGATTCCAGGCATCGGCCAAAACCGCGGTGGCTCACAGGCGTGGCTCGGAATTGGATCGTTCGGGATACAGCCGTCGGAATTCGCAAAACTTGGTTTAATACTGTTCCTGGCACACTATCTGGCAGATGCCGGCGACAAAATGCACTCGTTCTGGAAAGGTTTTGTTCCCCCTTTGGGCATGGCGCTGTTGGCTGTTGCGCTCATTATGCTGGAACCTGACTTGGGTCAGAGCGTGGTGATTATGGGGACCGCTGTCATCCTGCTGTTTGCGGCGGGAGCGCGCTATACACACCTAGGGGTGCTGTTTGGAACAGGACTAGTCGGGTTCAGTGTGCTTGTGGCTACAGCTAGTTACAGAGTTGCGCGAATTACAGCCTTTTTGAATCCGTGGAAAGACCCGCTCAAGAACGGTTATCAAATCATTCAGTCCCTCTATGCGCTTGGCTCTGGCGGACTGCTTGGGCTGGGACTTGGCCAGAGCCGGCAGAAGTTTCTCTATTTGCCAGAGCCTCAAACCGATTTTATTTTCTCCATCATTGGTGAAGAACTTGGGTTATTGGGAGCCGCGTGCCTGCTTCTGTTGTTTGCGGTGCTGGTATGGCGGGGCTTTCGTGCAGCCCTGTTTGCTCCGGACAGATTTGGGTCATTGCTTGCGAGCGGTATCTCTGGCATGATTGCAGTGCAAGTGCTAATCAACATCGGCGTTGTAACTGGTTCCATTCCAGCAACAGGTATTACGTTGCCGTTTATTAGTTATGGAGGGTCTTCTCTGACATTGATGCTAACCGGAGTCGGAATCCTCCTTAACATCTCTCGGCAATCTTCCTATGTCATGAGCTAG